In Camelus ferus isolate YT-003-E chromosome 10, BCGSAC_Cfer_1.0, whole genome shotgun sequence, the following proteins share a genomic window:
- the LOC102523568 gene encoding olfactory receptor 10A4 produces MWGNWTIVSEFILVSFSALSSDLRVLLFLLFLAIYLVTLMGNVLIILVATADSALQSPMYFFLRNLSLLEIGFNLVIVPKMLETLIAQDMTISFLGCAAQMYFFFFFGAAECCLLATMAYDRYVAICDPLRYPVIMGRRACGQLAAASWFSGLPVAIVQTTWIFSFPFCGPNRVNHFFCDSPPVIALVCADTSLFELEALTATVLFILFPFLLILGSYVRILSTIFRMPSAEGKHKAFSTCSSHLLVVSLFYSTAILTYFRPRSSTSPESKKLLSLSYTVVTPMLNPIIYSLRNSEVKAALRRVVRRTLGPQKG; encoded by the coding sequence atgtggggaaactggacaATTGTCAGCGAGTTCATTCTTGTGAGCTTCTCAGCCCTGTCCTCTGACCTACGAGTTctgttgtttctcctttttctggcCATTTACCTGGTTACCCTAATGGGCAATGTCCTCATCATCCTGGTCGCTACAGCTGACTCTGCCCTACAAagccccatgtacttcttcctcaggAACTTGTCTCTCCTGGAGATAGGTTTCAACTTGGTCATTGTGCCCAAGATGCTGGAGACCCTGATCGCCCAGGACATGACCATCTCCTTCCTCGGCTGTGCTGCTCAgatgtatttcttcttcttcttcggGGCTGCGGAGTGCTGCCTCCTGGCCaccatggcctatgaccgctatgtggccatctgtgaCCCTCTGCGCTACCCAGTCATCATGGGTCGCCGGGCCTGTGGCCAGCTGGCAGCTGCCTCTTGGTTCTCAGGGTTGCCGGTGGCCATTGTGCAAACCACATGGATTTTTAGCTTCCCCTTTTGTGGCCCCAACAGGGTGaaccacttcttctgtgacaGCCCCCCTGTCATCGCACTGGTGTGTGCTGATACCTCGCTGTTTGAACTGGAGGCTCTGACAGCCACCGTCCTGTtcatcctcttccctttcttgttGATCCTGGGGTCCTATGTCCGCATCCTCTCCACTATCTTCAGGATGCCCTCAGCCGAGGGGAAGCAcaaggccttctccacctgttCCTCCCACCTCTTGGTCGTCTCCCTCTTCTACAGCACTGCCATCCTCACGTACTTCCGGCCCCGGTCCAGCACCTCTCCTGAAAGCAAGAAGCTGTTGTCTCTCTCCTACACGGTGGTGACCCCCATGTTGAACCCCATCATCTACAGCTTAAGGAACAGTGAAGTCAAGGCTGCCCTGAGGCGGGTCGTCCGCCGGACCCTGGGCCCTCAGAAAGGATGA
- the LOC102523818 gene encoding LOW QUALITY PROTEIN: olfactory receptor 2D3 (The sequence of the model RefSeq protein was modified relative to this genomic sequence to represent the inferred CDS: deleted 1 base in 1 codon), with protein MSMGEENHTFVGEFIFLGLSQDLQTQILLFILFLIIYLLTVLGNLFIIILIFMDSRLHTPMYFFLRNLSFTDLCFSTSIVPQVLVHFLVKRKTISFLGCMTQIIVFLLVGCTECALLAVMSYDRYVAICKPLHYYTIMTQQVCLQLALGSWASGALVSLVDTTVTFQLPYQGQNIINHYFCELPALLKLASADTHRTEMAIFAMGVVILLAPVSLILVSYWNIISTVIRMQSGEGRLKAFSTCGSHFTVVVLFYGSGIFTYMRPNSKTTKVQDKVISVFYTVVTPMLNPIIYSLRNKDVKGALRRLTGRKSFSLGW; from the exons ATGTCAATGGGAGAAGAAAACCACACCTTTGTAGGC GAGTTTATCTTCCTCGGCCTTTCACAGGACTTGCAGACCCAGATCCTGCTGTTCATTCTTTTCCTCATCATTTATCTGTTGACGGTGCTTGGAAACCTGTTCATCATCATTCTCATCTTCATGGATTCTCGActtcacacccccatgtacttttTTCTTAGAAACCTATCTTTCACAGATCTCTGTTTCTCTACTAGCATTGTCCCGCAAGTGTTGGTCCACTTCCTGGTAAAGAGGAAAACTATCTCTTTTTTGGGGTGTATGACACAGATAATTGTCTTTCTTCTGGTTGGGTGTACTGAGTGTGCCCTGCTGGCAGTGATGTCCTATGACCGgtatgtggccatctgcaagcccctGCACTACTACACCATCATGACCCAACAGGTATGTCTTCAGTTGGCCCTAGGGTCCTGGGCCAGTGGCGCACTAGTGTCTCTGGTAGATACCACCGTTACTTTCCAACTTCCCTATCAAGGACAGAACATTATCAATCACTACTTTTGTGAACTCCCTGCCCTCCTGAAGCTGGCTTCTGCAGATACTCACAGGACAGAAATGGCCATCTTTGCAATGGGTGTGGTCATCCTCTTAGCTCCTGTCTCCCTGATTCTTGTCTCCTACTGGAATATCATCTCTACTGTGATCCGGATgcagtctggggaggggaggctcaaGGCTTTCTCTACCTGTGGCTCCCATTTCACTGTTGTTGTCCTCTTTTATGGGTCAGGAATATTCACCTACATGCGGCCAAACTCCAAGACCACAAAAGTGCAGGATAAGGTGATATCTGTGTTCTATACAGTAGTGACTCCAATGTTGAACCCCATAATTTATAGCCTGAGAAACAAGGATGTCAAAGGAGCTCTCAGGAGGCTAACTGGAAGAAAGTCCTTTTCTCTGGGGTGGTGA
- the LOC102522792 gene encoding LOW QUALITY PROTEIN: olfactory receptor 2D2 (The sequence of the model RefSeq protein was modified relative to this genomic sequence to represent the inferred CDS: deleted 1 base in 1 codon) yields the protein MRQTNQTRVTEFLLLGLSDDQHTQQLLFILFLGVYLVTVLGNLLLIFLVHVDFQLHTPMYFFLYNLSLADLFFSTNIIPQALVHLFSRKKVISFTRCAIQLLLVLIFGCTQCALLAVMSYDRYVAICNPLHYPSIMTWRVCIQLATGSWTSGILVSVVDATFTLRLPYRGSSHIAHFFCEAPALLILASTDTRTSELATFLMGVVILLIPVSLILVSYGRIIVTVVRMKSAAGRLKAFSTCGSHLIVVIIFYGSAIVTYMTPKSSKEQKELVSVFYAMVTPMLNPVIYSLRNKDVRGALRKVAPRNFPCRLGIFH from the exons atGAGACAGACGAATCAGACACGGGTGACAGAGttcctccttctgggactctctGATGACCAACACACCCAGCAACTGCTCTTTATCTTATTCCTGGGTGTCTACCTGGTCACTGTACTTGGAAATCTGCTTCTCATATTCCTTGTTCATGTTGACTTCCAGCTTCACACacctatgtattttttcctctacAATTTATCTCTGGCTGACCTCTTTTTCTCTACCAACATCATTCCTCAGGCCCTAGTCCACCTGTTCTCTAGGAAGAAAGTCATTTCATTCACACGCTGTGCAATACAGCTTCTGCTCGTCCTCATTTTTGGGTGCACACAGTGTGCCCTTTTGGCAGTGATGTCCTATGATCGGTACGTGGCTATCTGCAACCCTTTGCATTACCCCAGCATCATGACTTGGAGGGTGTGCATTCAGCTGGCCACAGGATCGTGGACCAGCGGCATTCTGGTATCTGTGGTGGACGCCACCTTCACACTGAGGCTACCCTACCGAGGCAGCAGTCACATTGCTCATTTCTTCTGTGAGGCCCCCGCACTGCTGATCCTGGCCTCCACAGACACCCGCACTTCAGAATTAGCCACTTTTCTT ATGGGAGTTGTGATTCTCCTCATCCCTGTTTCCTTAATTCTGGTCTCCTACGGCCGCATCATCGTAACTGTGGTCAGGATGAAGTCAGCTGCAGGAAGGCTCAAGGCATTCTCAACCTGTGGCTCCCACCTCATTGTAGTCATCATTTTTTATGGGTCAGCAATTGTCACTTACATGACACCAAAGTCttccaaagaacagaaagagCTGGTATCTGTGTTCTACGCGATGGTGACCCCCATGCTTAATCCTGTCATctacagtctgagaaacaaggaTGTGAGGGGAGCTCTGAGGAAAGTGGCCCCCAGGAACTTCCCATGCAGGCTTGGAATTTTCCACTGA